The DNA segment TCGTGCGTCACGGGGCGAATATGCCCCGATGGGCAGCGCTACTCAGAGAAGCAGATGGCTCTGCCACCCAAGAAAGCCGTAATTGCCTGCGAAGGCGCTTGCATCAAAGGCGAGGTCGCCCGATCCGCCGCCAACCTGCTCGCATACCGACTCCAGGCCGATAACGCGGTCCGTATCTGCCTGGGCGATGCCGCCACCGGCGATTCCGGCATGGCCGAACTTGTCAAACGGGCCCCGGAAGTCGTCGCCATCGAAGGGTGCCCCCTCTGCTGCGGGCTCACAGTACTAAGATCGCGGATTCCCGATCTCGCGGCAACCGTTATCGACGCCAGCAAACTGTATTCTTTCGACCGGGACGCCAATTTCGAAATCTTC comes from the Sporomusaceae bacterium genome and includes:
- a CDS encoding putative zinc-binding protein, whose amino-acid sequence is MSGCCTSSCVTGRICPDGQRYSEKQMALPPKKAVIACEGACIKGEVARSAANLLAYRLQADNAVRICLGDAATGDSGMAELVKRAPEVVAIEGCPLCCGLTVLRSRIPDLAATVIDASKLYSFDRDANFEIFDLSREQIEGYAGIVADHTVRKCFDQN